A stretch of DNA from Brevibacillus ruminantium:
CGGTCTGGATGGGTTTCAATACAATCGGCCTCTCTTTCAGCGGCAGTAGTCTTTCGTTTTTACCGGGACGAATAAAAAAGCAGGCCTCGCTTGCGCCGCCTCGTTAGCCAATCATTTCCAGAACGAGAAGGCGGACCAACAACCTTTCCTTTGCTTCCTCTTGGGTTTTCCCGAATTTCATGATGCGCTCCGATTGATATTCCATTTCCGCAATATAGATACCGTCTTGTTCATAGATAAGCATAAAAAATCGTCCTTTCCGCAAAGCCTTTCAACCATTGTATGCGAACTTGGGAAAGATGATGCATCCAAATACATCTAAGCAGGAGAAAAGAGAGGGAACAAAAATGAAAATTAGCGTGTCAGAAGCAGCACTCGAAAGGCTGCGCGAAGAGGCTGCGAAGCGGACTCAACCGCTTCGGATCAACGGAGAATTGGTAGGGGGATGCGGGATGACTGTGGAGTACGGGTTGTTTTGGGACGACAAGGCACCTGGGGATCTAACCGCAGAGGAGGGGGGAGTTACCTTCTTGCTAGACCGAGAAACGACGGATTACATAGGGGCCAATGCACTTTTGATCGATTATCGTGAGCAGCAAGGCTTTCGACTGGTGACTCCCGAGCAGATTCTTGCCTACGGGCTGCGTCCCAAAGGAAGATGGGAATAACTATTTCGGCAGGAATTGCAACACGAAGGCGAGCATTCCCGCGGCAATGAGCGGACCGACTGGCACTCCCCTAAAAAAGGTCACACCGATAATGGTGCCAAGTAAAATACCTGTGACGACAAGGGGGCTGGCTGTCATCAGTCCGACTCCCTTGCCTCCGAGATAGGCGACGAAAATGCCGATCATGACAGCGACAATCGACTGCCAATTTGTAAAAATGGAGAGAATCGTCTGCGGACTGATTTTGCCGCTTGCCAGTGGCGACAGCACACCGATGGTAAGCACGATGATCCCAATTTGCAAGCCGTGCTGCTCCAGGAAGGGAAAAGCCTTGTCAAAATGAAGCAGCCTCAGCATTAACAAAACGGTAACAGCGATGGAGACAGAAGGGTTGTTTCCCAAGATCCCCATTGCCAAAAGAGCTAAAAGCATGAGATTAATGATGTCCATGATGTTTGATCTCTCTTTCTGTGTAAAATGGTGTTCCAGCCAGAAAAAATTTGGACTGTCGATGGCTTGATATGTAAAGCAAAGCCGGTCTTCTGAGAAACCAGGACCGGCTTTTTTCGTTAGTCTCTCTACACCCACAAATCCAGCATGCCGACGGGGAAACCGAGGGATTCTGGAGAACCGGGAAAACACCCCCAGGCAAACACTCCGTTAAAATATTCAATGGTAAATGGCTGATCGTGGTCAACGACGCGATAGGTTCCGCCGATTCGAAATTCGCTCGTCCCGATGTAATACGACTTTGCCATGTAGAATTTTTGCTGGTGAATCGCTAGTTGGGATGAATCACCGCGCTCTCGTAGTTCTTCGATTAAAACGCGCAGCCGTTCCATCTCCTCCTGCAGCTCTGCCAAGGTCATCTGACTATATAAACGCAATCCGATATCCTCCTTTCCATGCCCTCCATTGTAACAGGAAAAGCAAAAAATGACCATGAAGGGAAAAATGCAAAAAAAAACTACGACTGACCAATTAACATACAGTAAGCATTTTCGGCCTGTTCCAGGTACACACTTGGATTCGTTCGGAATCGTCTGCGTTTGGTAGCTTCACTCAAACGAGCAGACCAACGCAGGCGTTCATTTTTAAAATCAAGGTAGTTTACAGACTGAAGTCTACTTAACACATTACTCTGGTGAAGTGCGTCATCGACAAATACGACCATTTCACCACTTCGGAGGATATATTCGTTCCAACTTCTCAGACCCGTCATCCGTCGATGCCGGGTCTTCGTCTGGCGGAAGAAACGCTCATGGTCGTTGTTCGTTCGTGGGACATGCGGATGGTCGTAACACGTAAACAGGCCTTTCCAAAACCCTCGGGAGTAGCTTTTCAGATTTGCAACCATTGGCAAGTCGTCTTTGCTGGTGTACGTCTGTTCAACCCAATCTAACAGATGCTGCATATGAAATCGAACCGTTTCACTTCGTTTATCTATGCTTGGATTCAAGATCCCGGCAACGTGGTGAATCGGTTTGGACCAGCGCATCACGGTAGCATATTGCTCTTCAAAATCATCCAATTTATCGAAAATTCTGATTAGGTTTTTGAGCAGAGAGGGCCCCTTTTTTACTCAGGCATCGTTCGAGGGAAGCCTGAATGGCTCTAGCATTTTCATAAACACGTATGCCCGGTAGATCGAGTGGGGGATTGCCGTCTTCGAGGAGCACAGAACGAATGGCCGCCACGTAATCTTTTGCCACCTCTGCTTCTGTAGAGGCATCGTTTTCGATTCGCTTCTCGACTTCGCGAATACCACGGAGGCTCTTCTTGATTCCTGTCTTGAGCTTGCGGTCTAAATCGACAACAGGCTTTGCAATGTCCTTTAGATAGTGGTATTGGCAGTATTGGTACGGCACGTCCGGCAGTAACGATTCCATGGCCATTCGGATGGATTGTTGACCATCCGTAACGATCCCGATGATGGGAAATCCCAGTTCGATAACAGGCAGGATGAGTTTCTTAAGTTCTTCTGCGGAGCTACTCTTTAGATTTTGTGCAGACAGGATCGTTCCGCTGAATACTTCTCGTATGACATAGAGCGTCTCATTGCCTTTCTCGGGCTGAACACCGTCCATGGAAATCATGATACCGCCACGGTCCTGAACAACTTGCTTGAGTGCTTGCTTGACGTGATCCGTCACGCTAGCGCGGAGCAAGGTAAGATAACGTTCGTACAACCGCTGAGAATTGCGTTCTGACGTGGTTACCCCGCGCTGATTCAACGTTTCCGTAATTTCGCCGATTGTCATATGTTGCTTAAACCGAAGCTGACCAACCAACGCTAGCACGTCAAAACCGTAGGAAGTGTGTTTCATGCTGAGAAGCTCAGCTTCAGCGGATTTGTAATAGGTTCTGGGGTATGAGCAATCTGCGTTGCTGCAAGCATAAGCCATACTCCAAGCTTGGATAACACCGGCAAGTGTGATGACATTCTTTTTCCATGCGGTATGATGTCGCCTGAGTTTCGTGCCACAGTGCGGGCAATGCTGTATCTCTGGCCGAAAGTATATTTTCTTTTCAGGAATGACACGATTCTTGGGTAAAGGCATGAGAAGACCTCCGTCAAATAGGCTAATGACTAACTTCGACAGAGGTCTTGGAAATCCTTGTTAGTTAATTGGTCAGTCGTAGAAAAAAAAAGCACTCCACAAGGGAATGCAAAGGTTTGGGGGCAATTGAGAAAAATGCCGATTGGCACTAGAGAAGATGCTTTGCTCTCACCCAAAGCACATCAGTAGCGGGCCAGCATTTTCGCAGTAAGCATAACTAGATGGTGATCAACCAATCATGCTTACTGCGACAAAAGAATATTCCGAAGAACATCCGGAACTTTTCTCAATGCGTTGAAAAGTGCTTACGAAGTAACTTTATCAAAAAAAAGTTAACAGTCGATAAAATAAAAATAAAGCAATATTAAATTTATTTAACAAATCTTTATTTTAGATTAACGAGCAAATACATGGTTCGCGATGCGTACAGTTTGTTTTCTTGACCAGATCCATCTTGAGGTGGCCGTCTCAGGATTGAAAAAGTAAAGAGCTCCTTGCGAAGGATCTGCACCATGAATGGCATCCAATACAGCTCTGCGGGCTGTTTCATTGGTTGCCGATGAAAGTCTCCCGCTGTGGACGGGCGAAAACGCATTTTCCGCAAAAATCACCCCGGGGATCGTGTTTGGAAATTGCGAAGATTCTACTCGATTCAGGACCACAGCCGCAACGGCGACCTGACCCTCATAGGGTTCTCCCCGGCCTTCCGCGTAAACCAACCGGGCTAATAGCTCCCTATCCCTATTTGATACACTTATCCTTCCATCGCGAGCGGAGATTCGCTCCACTGCGCGACTTGACCGAACAGCCGTCTTTTGTGCTGCTTTCATGGGTTTCATGGGTGCGAGTGAATGATTGTCTGTATGTGGCACGGAAGCGGCACTAACACTAGTCTGCTTCGGTAGGGGAGGACCCCACAAGACGAGGTCAGGAGCCGTTGCCTTGGTCGGTGTGACAGACAAGCAAAACATCATCAGGAAAAAACTATTCCATAAGAAGAAAAAGCGCGGTTGCGCTCTTTTTGTCAGCATGCGTAAACCACTCCTTTTCGCTTTTTGCATCTGTTCCGCGGAAGCGAATCGGTCATGTGCCAGTTTACCCTGCAATTTGGAAGCCGATCAATAGGAGATTGGTTCCATAGAACTATTTACTAATAGAAAAAAGCCGCCGGATATTCCGACGGCTAGTCCATTACTTCTCTTCAATTGTGATCGTTTTGATAGTCACAGGTTCTTCCGGGACGCTCTCTTCATTGAATAGTGGATTTTTCTTCACTTTGACAGAGGAAATTTTTTCAACCACGTCCATGCCACTTACGACTTTACCGAAGATGGTGTAGTCAGGCGAATTATTCAGCCCTTCCACGTCTTTGCCCGATCCGATGAAGAACTGGCTTCCATTTGTGTTATGTCCGACGTTTGCCATCGCCACGACACCGACTTCATATTTATGGCCGTTGTCCAGCTCATCTTCAAAATTGTAGCCTGGTCCTCCGGTTCCATCTCCTTTGGGATCACCCGTTTGGATCATGAAGCCTTTGATAACACGGTGAAAGGAGAGGTTGTCATAGAACTTGTCCTTCGCGAGAAAAACGAAGTTGTTCACAGTTTTGGGTGCATCCTTGGCAAAAAGCTCAATCGAAAAATCTCCGAGAGACGTTGATACCTTGGCCGTATATTTCTTGCTGGTATCAATCGACATCGCCGGGTATTCCTTGTACTTGCCCGGAGGCGCGGGTTGAGCAGGCGTGGTATCCTTCTCCTTCGGGTGCTGATTCACCGGCTGGTTGGCTGGATTTTCTGGAGAAGAATCAAGGTTACTTGAACTGCATCCGACGAGCAGTCCAATGGTTAGCACAATAGTGAAGAGCGACAACAAGGATTTCTTCATGATTGTCATCAATCCTTTCTTTCTTGTTCTAAGAAATCACATCACACATTATAATACATTCTTCGTTCACGTCAAAATTCGGCAGAAACATGTAAAAGTTGAGGAAGCACAGTATTTGTGACAGTGTATCAAGAACATTTCCATCAAAATTAGGGAAATTGTACTAAAATTTCTCATGTTTTTGTCCGATTACAAATATGTGGAGGTGATGCCAGGTAACTGTCATTTTCTCTTTTTCAGTGATTGCCAACTACATGTAGGGAGTGAAGTGGAATGTCAAACACGTTAGTAGTCGAAAGAATCTCATCGATCATTTCAGAAGAACTGGCAAAAACCAAAGCAACGAATTCTTTCTTCACTGAATTCCCGGAAAGCGCGAAAGCAGAAGACTTCAAATGGTGCGTTCACCTTTACCACCTGTCCAAGCATTTTGGCGACCTGCTCAAGCTGCGGTGGGAGCGATTCCCTGATGTTTCTCACGATGTGTTCGAGACTCATTACCTGGAAGAGAAGGATCATGCGGAAATGCTCCGCAAGTGGATGATCAGCATCGGTCTGGAAGATCCGGAACTGAGCCATCCCAACTATGAAACGGAACATTTCATTTCTCTTCAATATCGGGCAGTGGCGTCCATGGATGAAAATATGTCTTTGCTGATTATTAACAGCACGTCGGAAGGTTTTGCGCATGCTGTTTATTGCCATGCCTACGATAAATTGAAAAAGGCTGGTTTCACTGATTTGGAGTATTGGGAAGTACACACAGAAGCGGATGAAGAGCATAGTGATGTTTACGACTATGTGTCGGAAATGACAGAGGCTGAATTGAAAGAAGCGGAACATCAAGTTCGCTATACCATCCATGTGCTGAATGAAATGCTATCGTCCTGGTTTTAAAGACCAGGCAAATTTTTTCACTGGGGTGTGAATATCGTGTCTTTTGATCAAAAGTTTGTTTTCAATGTGGATCAGACGAAAAAGGTTGTTTCTTGGAAAGTCAATGCTGACCTGACGATCGAAGACTCCAAGAAGGCAAGAGACCTGATCGTTGGTGCAATATCAAAGTTTCAAAACGGTGAAGTAAATCTGCTCATCGATAATCGCAACATGATTCAAAACGGGAAGCCAATCGTGTTTAAGCCGGAAGTGAATGAAATTTGGGAGCAGACGCAAAAGGATATTTTTCCAAAGGTTTCGAAATGCGCCGTATTATGCTGCAGCGTCATCATGAAAATGCAAATGGATCGTATCGCGCGTTCTTCGGGAATTTCTGAGGTACAGAAGAGCTTCTGGAATGACGACCCATCTGTAATGAAAAAAGAAGCATATGATTTTCTCGGCATCTCCTCCAACGCTTTGGTTGATGCCGTATAGACAAGGAAAGTAAGGTAAAGGCGAACCGTCTTTGCAACGATCAGCAGTTCTCCGTACATACGAGAGGAAAAAGATGAGTTGCCGTCGCCGAGTCCCCTTCGAGTTGACTGTGTCCAAGTCCATCTGAAGATGGAATCTGCACGCTCTCAAAGGGGATTTTTTTATGGGTAGGTGGACGACAGATTTTTCCCCGGTTCCTTGGCAAAATCACGAAAATGCGTGTTATAATGTAAGGAAATGTGACATTGGAGGGGTACATGTGGCAGACAGCTTTGAGACGAAAACCGTTCATATCGGACAAGAACCGCTAAGACAGGTAAAGAGCAAAGCATCGCCGATTTATCAGACCTCGGTTTTCGCTTTCTCAAGTCTGGAGGATGTAGAAAGGTACTACGAAGGCGAAGGTGAATTTCTTTATACCCGAAACGGGAATCCCAATCAGCATGAGCTGGCAGATGCTGTAGCTGCTCTGGAGGAGGCTGAGGCAGGTGTCAGCGCAGCTTCCGGAATGGGAGCCATTATGGCGGGGTTGCTCGCAGTGCTGGGGCCTGGCGACCATATCCTCGTCTCCCATGAGATTTACGGCGGTACCTACAGTCTTTTGTTTAACGAACTCTCCAAGCTGGGAATCACTGCGGAGTGTATCGATCTCAATCGTCTCGATTCTCTGGACCAACACATCCGCTCCAATACCAAGATGTTCTTTATGGAAACGATCACGAATCCGCTGCTCACGGTAGCCGATATGCCGTACTGGATCATGCAGGCAAAAAACTACGGTCTCACCGTCATGGTCGACAACACGTTTGCCACCCCGTATCTCGTGCAGCCTGCACACTACGGCGCAGATCTGATCGCCCATTCAGCGACCAAGTATATCGGGGGACACAGTGATGTAACAGCCGGCGTGCTGGTTGGAAAGCAAGAGCTGATCGAACGTGCCAGACAGGTGGTCGTCAATTATGGAGCCTCGCTCAGTCCGTTTGAAGCTTGGCTTACTGCCAGAGGCTTGAAAACACTGGCGCTGCGCATGGAAAAGCAATGTGATAACGCGAAGCAGATTGCCCAGTTTCTGAAAAGTCACCCTGCTGTTAAAAAGACCTATTATCCTGATGCTGCTTCCACCCCCTTTTTTGCGCGACAAAAACAGGGAGCGATGGTTTCGTTTACGCTGGCGGACGAGAGCCGGATATATGATTTTTTCCGTAGCTTTCGTTGGATCAAGCTGGCTCCCTCGTTGGCAGGCGTAGAAACCAGTCTGTCTCATCCGGTCACTACCTCTCATCGGGCTCTGTCTCCGGAACAGCGGGAAGCAAGCGGGATAACCAAAGGAATGGTAAGACTTTCTGTCGGTATTGAGGCAGCAGCCGACATTCAAGAGGAATTGGAACGGGCATTATTTGTCTAAAAACCTCAGCACTTTACCTTTTTTTACAAAAATTTTTCGACAAAACTGTAACATTTTACCCATCTCAATCGTAGTAAATTGATGTAGTACAAAAGGGGGAAAGCCCCTGTGGAACCAATTTTTCCTGTCAGGCGCTGTTTTCATCTGCTTTGCAAGACAAATTGGTCCGGACAGAGGGTGATGATACATTGATGGAGATGGCCATACAGCAATCGACAAAACCGTCTTCCGAGTCATCGAACCAATATTACGAGGCGCGTGATTTTAGCGAGCTTTACGATGAGTACTTCGATCGCGTAAATCGCTATCTTCGCTGCCGTGTGCGTAATTCGTGGGATGCCGATGACCTGACCACGACGGTCTTTTTAAAAGCGCTAGAAAAGTTTGAACAATATAGCAGGACCAGTCCTTTTGCATCCTGGATTTTTCGTATCGCCCACAATACCTATGTGGACTTTATGAGAAAGAACCGGGAATTTCCTGTTGATCAGGAGATTTTTCTCAGTGGCGAATCTGACGAGACCTGGCAGCCGGAGCTGCAGGCCCTCATGAATGAAGATATCCGAATTTTGCAGGAGCGACTTGAATTATTGACACAAGATCAGCGAGACGTCTTGACCCTGCGGTATTTTGGTGATCTAAAAATTCTACAGGTCGCAGAAGTGTTGGGGAAAACCGAATCGAGCGTAAAAATGATCTCCTACCGTGCTTTGCATCAGCTCAAGAAGATGTACGAAAGGGGAGACGACAAATGAGAGACCAAGAGCGCTTCCCCATTCCTGGAAATGACGAGGGCACGATAGCGCAGTTGCTATCTCATTTGCAGCAGCTAAGACGTGCCGTTCCGGTGAACTACATACTGAAAGAAAAGTTGAAAAAGCAGTTGATGCAGCGAATAGCGGAGATGGAGCAGGAAAGAAAACGACTGCAGCAAAAAGAAAAGGGTAGCAAGCTGAAGCGGCTCTGGTTGACTGCAGGAGGCGGGGTGATCCTGCTCGCGCTTTCGCTCTACTTTGGGGTCTGGTCAAGCGATGTTCCATCTGTTCAACAGTATGAGCTGTTGACACTTGCCAGTGATGCAGACGGCGCTATAGTCGGTCTAAATCCCGACGGAAGCAAGATAGCCTATATCGCTGATAAAACGAAGGTAAGAATGATTTCACTTCAAGAAGAAAAGTCCAAAGAGGCGCTTGTACTGCCTGCCACCAGCGGGACCTATACAGCTGTTTCCTGGTCGAACGGAGGGAAGCAATTAGCCGTCACAGAGCTGGTTGATGGTTTTTCGCGGTTGTGGATTGTTGATCTGGCCGACAAGGACCGTCCAGTCAGCAAAAGGCTTCTTAAGGAAGAGCGTGGTGTCACGTATACGTCCCCGAGCTGGTCGCAGTACGATGAGAGTATCGCGTATACCCGACGGACAAGCGACGGAGTCGAAGAAATCTGGGTAAGCAGTACGATCGCAATGCGGGATTGGAAGTTGGTAGAAGGTACGCAGCCGGAATGGTCACCAGACGGCAGGCTGTTGGCATTCGTAAAAAAAGAGCAGGTCCATGTATTGGAAGTGCGCTCTGGGGAAGTCAAGCAGCTGGAGGCAGGGACATGGCCTTCATGGAACGAGACGAACAGCGTTACGTTCACGACACCGAATGGGAAAATCAATCAGGTTCAGCTAGGAGATGCCTCGTCTGAATCAAAAGTGATTCCTGTTCGCAGGTTGAGCGAAGGAGAGCTGCTCAAGGCGAAATGGTCCCTGGATCGCAAACATCTGTTATTAGCTCAGAAAAGAAAAGGTGAATCGACCGTCACGATTTCGATTGCGTCCAGGTAACGAGCGGAGGAGAAAGCATGAGATGGAAATGGCTGTTCGTTTTGGCAGTATTTTGCCTGGGGGTTTCAACCCCCTCTGCGACTGCTGAAGGGATTTACGATTTCAATATTGATCAGCCGCTGGATGGAATCACCAAATACGAGTCATGGATGCGGCTGGAAGTTACGGTCACAAGTCGGGATCAACCGTTTTCCGGTGAGATCGAGCTGGGGACGGAACCTGAGCAAATGTCATCACGGAAGGCCAGGTTTACACAGCCTTTGACGTTGCAAGACGGAGAACAGAAGCGGGTGTTTTTTGACCTTCCGGCTGAAATGATTATGAATAACTTGCAGCTTCGTTTGATCGAAGACGGCAGGACAGTAAAAAGCGAAAAATTGCGCATGTCCTACCCGAAAGACGGAGTGTTAGTCGGGGTCCTGCATTCGGGTGATAATGCCTTCCATTTTCTGGCAACGAACCAGACTGGGACGAGGTTACGGATGCCATACCTGGTTCAGAATGTAAACCCCGAATCCATGCCGACACAGCCTTGGCTTTATCAAAATTTGAGCATGCTGGCGATCGGCGGAAATGACATCGTGAAATTGTCCGACGAACAGATGGAGGCCATCAAGTTATGGGTGAAAAGCGGAGGAATCGTCATTCTTTCTGCAGGTCCCGGACAGCAAAAAGGGGTGGAACGATTTTCAGACATCCTCTCCATTGACCGGCCGTCTGGGGGCAAGATTGCAGCCGAACATGGGTTGCGTCCCTATCTTTCTGAAAAGAATATCCCTCAGTTGGATATTCCGGTTTACTCCCATGAACTGCCTCTTTTTGTTTCAAAAAAATCAGGCGAGGGCATCGTCCTGTTTGTCAATTATGATGTAACCGAGGAGCCTCTCGCTTCTTCTCAGTACAATGCACAACTGTGGCAAAGTGTTTTTCAAAAGCATGGCATTCAAGAACGAATCACTGATGGAGTGTACTTCGACCAACTGGGTCGTCCGATGCTGGAACTCAGCAAAATGATCCCGAAAGTAAAGACGCCCAATCCCCTGATCATGACTGGGGTATGGGTCGCCTATGTGCTCGCAGTTGCTCCCGTGCTGTATTTTCTGTTAAGGCGCAAAGAGCGAAGACAATGGGCTTGGGGAATCATCCCTGTCTCTGCCATTTTGCTCGGGTCTGGGATGTTCCTTTTGGTCAAACCGACTGTAGCCGCTGATAATTACAGTCACTCGGTGACCCGCGTTCAGCTGTTGGACAAAGATTTGGCATATGCCATGACGGCATCGTCGTTCTTGCCGATTAGCGGTGGGGATTTCCACATCGAAGTCAAGCCGGATATGACGGCGATACCGCTGTCAATCGGACGAAATGATTACGAACTGGATGGACGCCTGGAAAATGACCGGCGGGATGATGGCTCAAAGCTTTCATTTGAGCGCGTTCCCTATTTAACCCCACGCCATACGGTAGGCTTTGGATTTTTGCGCAATGTCGGGAACCTGGATGTTCAGCTATATGTCCAGGGCGATCGCTTGTTAGGCAGAATCAAAAATAATTCAATCTATTCGCTTGATCAAACTTTTATTGAAATCGGGTTGCAGCGCATCCCGATAGGCCTTCTCGGGAAGGGGCGGGAAAAGAGCATTGACGTAAAGCTGGAGTCTCTCTACCTGCCCCGGCAGCCGTACGCCGACGGGGAAGAAACTCCGGAACAACGGCTCAGCAGGATGCAGGATGCCGTCATTTCCTACGGCAATTCCAATAAAGTGAGGGTCGTTGGAATCAATCAGGCCCCGCTGCCGATCTTTTCGCTGAATATGTTTCATGAGGCCAGTTACTACAATGTCATCACGCAAAATGTTGAGCTCCAAGCAAATCAAAACGGTGATATTACCTACCCGTTTGGCATGCTGAGCGTGAATTTTCACGAAGCAAAA
This window harbors:
- a CDS encoding iron-sulfur cluster biosynthesis family protein, which produces MKISVSEAALERLREEAAKRTQPLRINGELVGGCGMTVEYGLFWDDKAPGDLTAEEGGVTFLLDRETTDYIGANALLIDYREQQGFRLVTPEQILAYGLRPKGRWE
- a CDS encoding DUF441 domain-containing protein, which codes for MDIINLMLLALLAMGILGNNPSVSIAVTVLLMLRLLHFDKAFPFLEQHGLQIGIIVLTIGVLSPLASGKISPQTILSIFTNWQSIVAVMIGIFVAYLGGKGVGLMTASPLVVTGILLGTIIGVTFFRGVPVGPLIAAGMLAFVLQFLPK
- a CDS encoding YfhH family protein, whose protein sequence is MRLYSQMTLAELQEEMERLRVLIEELRERGDSSQLAIHQQKFYMAKSYYIGTSEFRIGGTYRVVDHDQPFTIEYFNGVFAWGCFPGSPESLGFPVGMLDLWV
- a CDS encoding transposase, whose product is MDDFEEQYATVMRWSKPIHHVAGILNPSIDKRSETVRFHMQHLLDWVEQTYTSKDDLPMVANLKSYSRGFWKGLFTCYDHPHVPRTNNDHERFFRQTKTRHRRMTGLRSWNEYILRSGEMVVFVDDALHQSNVLSRLQSVNYLDFKNERLRWSARLSEATKRRRFRTNPSVYLEQAENAYCMLIGQS
- a CDS encoding transposase, coding for MKHTSYGFDVLALVGQLRFKQHMTIGEITETLNQRGVTTSERNSQRLYERYLTLLRASVTDHVKQALKQVVQDRGGIMISMDGVQPEKGNETLYVIREVFSGTILSAQNLKSSSAEELKKLILPVIELGFPIIGIVTDGQQSIRMAMESLLPDVPYQYCQYHYLKDIAKPVVDLDRKLKTGIKKSLRGIREVEKRIENDASTEAEVAKDYVAAIRSVLLEDGNPPLDLPGIRVYENARAIQASLERCLSKKGALSAQKPNQNFR
- a CDS encoding cell wall hydrolase, encoding MLTKRAQPRFFFLWNSFFLMMFCLSVTPTKATAPDLVLWGPPLPKQTSVSAASVPHTDNHSLAPMKPMKAAQKTAVRSSRAVERISARDGRISVSNRDRELLARLVYAEGRGEPYEGQVAVAAVVLNRVESSQFPNTIPGVIFAENAFSPVHSGRLSSATNETARRAVLDAIHGADPSQGALYFFNPETATSRWIWSRKQTVRIANHVFAR
- a CDS encoding peptidylprolyl isomerase, giving the protein MKKSLLSLFTIVLTIGLLVGCSSSNLDSSPENPANQPVNQHPKEKDTTPAQPAPPGKYKEYPAMSIDTSKKYTAKVSTSLGDFSIELFAKDAPKTVNNFVFLAKDKFYDNLSFHRVIKGFMIQTGDPKGDGTGGPGYNFEDELDNGHKYEVGVVAMANVGHNTNGSQFFIGSGKDVEGLNNSPDYTIFGKVVSGMDVVEKISSVKVKKNPLFNEESVPEEPVTIKTITIEEK
- a CDS encoding iron-containing redox enzyme family protein, which translates into the protein MSNTLVVERISSIISEELAKTKATNSFFTEFPESAKAEDFKWCVHLYHLSKHFGDLLKLRWERFPDVSHDVFETHYLEEKDHAEMLRKWMISIGLEDPELSHPNYETEHFISLQYRAVASMDENMSLLIINSTSEGFAHAVYCHAYDKLKKAGFTDLEYWEVHTEADEEHSDVYDYVSEMTEAELKEAEHQVRYTIHVLNEMLSSWF
- a CDS encoding trans-sulfuration enzyme family protein; amino-acid sequence: MADSFETKTVHIGQEPLRQVKSKASPIYQTSVFAFSSLEDVERYYEGEGEFLYTRNGNPNQHELADAVAALEEAEAGVSAASGMGAIMAGLLAVLGPGDHILVSHEIYGGTYSLLFNELSKLGITAECIDLNRLDSLDQHIRSNTKMFFMETITNPLLTVADMPYWIMQAKNYGLTVMVDNTFATPYLVQPAHYGADLIAHSATKYIGGHSDVTAGVLVGKQELIERARQVVVNYGASLSPFEAWLTARGLKTLALRMEKQCDNAKQIAQFLKSHPAVKKTYYPDAASTPFFARQKQGAMVSFTLADESRIYDFFRSFRWIKLAPSLAGVETSLSHPVTTSHRALSPEQREASGITKGMVRLSVGIEAAADIQEELERALFV
- a CDS encoding RNA polymerase sigma factor, yielding MEMAIQQSTKPSSESSNQYYEARDFSELYDEYFDRVNRYLRCRVRNSWDADDLTTTVFLKALEKFEQYSRTSPFASWIFRIAHNTYVDFMRKNREFPVDQEIFLSGESDETWQPELQALMNEDIRILQERLELLTQDQRDVLTLRYFGDLKILQVAEVLGKTESSVKMISYRALHQLKKMYERGDDK
- a CDS encoding TolB family protein, yielding MRDQERFPIPGNDEGTIAQLLSHLQQLRRAVPVNYILKEKLKKQLMQRIAEMEQERKRLQQKEKGSKLKRLWLTAGGGVILLALSLYFGVWSSDVPSVQQYELLTLASDADGAIVGLNPDGSKIAYIADKTKVRMISLQEEKSKEALVLPATSGTYTAVSWSNGGKQLAVTELVDGFSRLWIVDLADKDRPVSKRLLKEERGVTYTSPSWSQYDESIAYTRRTSDGVEEIWVSSTIAMRDWKLVEGTQPEWSPDGRLLAFVKKEQVHVLEVRSGEVKQLEAGTWPSWNETNSVTFTTPNGKINQVQLGDASSESKVIPVRRLSEGELLKAKWSLDRKHLLLAQKRKGESTVTISIASR